AGTTAAGTCGTTCCCTTCTGACGGCACTGAATGTGGTTTTGGGAGCCTGGAATCTGTTGTGTCAGGTGCCCTCTTACTTGTGGGTGAAGCCGGTCTGACCTGCGGTGGGGCCACTGAGACTATGGATTGACTATCTTTATTAAGGTGGCCTTCATGTGATGTTTTAATGTCTTCCATCTCTACATCAGTTTTCCCTACGTCAGCACTAGGAGCCTTAAACATCTGATTACCTGTCTGGAAGCGGCTGTGGAAGGTCCCTGATAAGGTCTTGGGAGCACTCTGCATATTGGTTTTCAATGTCACATCAGGCGAGGTTTCCTTGTGAGCTGGGCTGTCATGAGTTAAAGTGTGACGGCTTTTTGGATCTTCAGGACCAAAGTTGAACTTCCCCCACTGCTCCCCTGCCATGCCCTTCCACCTTTCATCCACATGCAGCTCTTTGTTTACAGGAGCCTCCACAGGCAAAGGTGGTCCCCTCTCCATCATATCCCCCTCTGGATGCCAGTCTGGTTTACCAGCACCCTTATTAAATGGGGCCCTATTACCAACCCAACTGTCCTGAGAGTTATCAAACCTTTCCTGTTCTTCAGACAAGCCCCAATCATCACGGGGACCTCCATCATGACCAAACTGATCTAAGTCAGGGCCCCGAAACCGTTCTGGGGGAGGTTGAGGGCCACCAAAGCGGTTCCTAGATGGTGGAAAATTAGGGCCTTCAAAAAGATCTCGAGGACGATCTTCTGGATTGCTTAACTGATCTCGATTTCCTCCCTCTGGACCACCAAACCTGTCACTTGCAAGTCCCTCAGGATTGTCAAACCTATCACGGTTATAGCCCTCTGGGCCAGCAAACCTGCCTCGTGGAGGTCCACCTGGAAATCTAGCTCTTCCACGGGGAGGCATCTCGGGAGCACCAAACCTGAAGCGATTTGGTGCATGGAATGGAACTTCATGAACATTAAACCTATCAAGCGGGGGACCCTCACGATTTCTGACCCTGTCAAGGCCTGGACCACCAGCATCCCCAAAGTGCTCTGGAGCTTTCTCTGTGGTGCCCCACCGATCTTGAGGTCCTCTATCAGGGCCACCCCATCTATCATGCTGGGAGTCACTCCAGTTGTCTCCCCATGTATGACCCATGGGATCCCTCTGACTATCTAGTCTATTAAACTGAGAACCTTCCTGCTTATTTCTCATGTCCCCTGGTAGAGCCTCAGTTCTGTCTAACCCCGGATGGTCAGTCTGGCTGTCAGGATTGCACTTGTGGGATTCCACAATATCCGTATTTTCCTGAGGAGGTCCATCAAATCGTCCTGACCTATTAGAAAATCGACTGCCTTTAGCATCCCATTTGTTTCTACCAGCATTGTCCCAACTACGTTCTGGGGGCCCACTGGGTCTGTCCCACATGTGATGTGAAGTTTCTTCCACCTGGTCCCATCTGTTTGCAGGCACATGTTGCTGATCCCACTTTTTTCCAGGAAGTTCTCCTTTCTCCCACTTATTCTCTCCCCCTCGCTCCCACTGTTGCTTGTCTGGAGTCTGCGTTTGGAGGCCAGCCTCTAAGCTGTGAGTAGACGTGTCGCCTTCTCCCAGTTTCACTGCAGATTCATGCTGCTCCTTGGTGAAGTGCTGGTTCTGACCCATAAAAGCATTTGAACGCACGCCAGGGCCCTGAAAGTGCTTTCCATCTAAAAAAGGACGAGGACCACGAAAACCAAGTGATCCTTGGGACCCATCGAACTGTCCTCTGGGAGCGTGAAATGTTTGGGACCCACGGCCTGGGCCAGGAAATCTGTAATGTAGAAATAGGAAATGTTAGATGATACAATGTCCATCTCACAACACGTCCTGATACAAGCAAACAAGTATGGAGAAGACATAAGGGAAACAGACTGAGGCAGCTCCACATTACCTGGGCCCTGCCGTGTTCTGTTGATGGCCCATCGGTGGGACAGGAGGAGCATTCTCCTTTTCTTGTGCAGTGGACAGACCAGAAGACAAAATAGAAAGTTTGGAGTCCTCCTTGGGTTCAGGGCATTTCTCCAATGACTGATCAGTGGTTGGGGATTCTGGCAGACAGGTAGGAAGCGGCGGGGCGCTCTGGGATAATGGAGTATATGAGGTGGCCTTGGCATTCTTTAGAAGAGCTTGCTGGGCCTGATAGGTGAGGCCTGGTGGCAGAGCTTTATCCACTGCTACAGCAGACGCAGAGACGGCCCCAGAAGGGGCTACAATCTGGGGAGAGGTAGTGGGCACCTCAGCGGGAGGAATAGTGTGTGATGAAGGAAGAGCTGCAGCAGCTGCTTCGTAGCTGCTCTCACTGCTGGGTGGTAAAGGTGGTGGCACTGCTTCCACAGAATCTGCACtagctggagggggaggaggtggGGCACTGGTGACAGGTGGCAGCGGAGGGGCAGAGGCCGGGGGCAGAGGGGGAGCCGCCTCAGGATAAGATGTTGCTGGTGCAGTAGGTAAGGGAGGAGGGGGAACAGTGCTATACATTGGGGGTCCGGGGGCAGGATAAGGAGGAGGTACAGTTATTCCCAGGGGTGCAACAGCAGGCACAGAAGGGGGCAGCACTGGAGAATACTGAGGGTACTGAGGGACCACCGCAATGTAGTGGTTGCCTCCATACTGCTGCTTCAGACTTTTCAAGGAGGCCACTTTCTCTTTCAACTGGGTTTTTGAGGACTTCATGTGTGCCTGCCATGATGTCCACTGCACGTGGTAGTCCTGTAGCTGGTCCTTGTGTGGGTATGTCTGCAGTAACTCCTGCCACTTCTTAAACTGATTCTCCCATTCCTGGAGAAGGGGCACAAGCTGCTTCTGCTGCACCTCGTAGTGCTGGAGCTGGACCTCCACCGACAGGGCCTGCAACAGACAAGAGGAGACTTATAGGAGGGCACCGCAGAGAAAGCCAGGACATCAGAACCAAAGACCTCAATTATATgaggccactgcagagacagcaaGGACATAACAATCCGACACCGCAGAGACAGCCAGGACATCAGAACCAAAGACCTCAATTATATGAGGACACTGCAGAGACAGCTGGGACATCAGAACCAAAGACCTCAATTATATgaggccactgcagagacagcaaGGACATAACAATCCGACACCGCAGAGACAGCCAGGACATCAGAACCAAAGACCTCAATTATATgaggccactgcagagacagcaaGGACATAACAATCCGACACTGCAGAGACAGCTGGGACATCAGAACCAAAGACCTCAATTATATGAGGACACCGCAGAGACAGCCGGGACATCAGAAGTATTATATAGGACATACTTACAGcgaggtgggggtgggggggctccACTAGTATTATAGGACATACTTACagcgaggtgggggggggggggctccactaGTATTATAGGACATACTTACAGCGAGGTGGGGGCTCCACTAGCATTATAGGACATACTTACagcgaggtggggggggggctccactAGTATTATAGGACATACTTACagcgaggtgggggggggggggggggggctccactaGTATTATAGGACATACTTACagcgaggtggggggggggctccactAGTATTATAGGACATACTTACagcgaggtggggggggggctccactAGTATTATAGGACATACTTACAGCGAGGtaggggggggggctccactaGTATTATAGGACATACTTACAGCGAGGTGGGGGGGGGCTCCACTAGTATTATAGGACATACTTACAGCGAGGTGGGGGCTCCACTAGTATTATAGGACATACTTACagcgaggtggggggggggctccactAGTATTATAGGACATACTTACAGCGAGGTGGGGGCTCCACTAGCATTATAGGACATACTTACagcgaggtggggggggggggggggctccactaGTATTATAGGACATACTTACAGCGAGGTGGGGGCTCCACTAGCATTATAGGACATACTTACagcgaggtgggggggggggctccactaGTATTATAGGACATACTTACagcgaggtggggggggggctccactAGTATTATAGGACATACTTACAGCGAGGTGGGGGCTCCACTAGCATTATAGGACATACTTACagcgaggtggggggggggggctccactaGTATTATAGGACATACTTACAGCGAGGTGGGGGCTCCACTAGCATTATAGGACATACTTACagcgaggtgggggggggggggctccactaGTATTATAGGACATACTTACagcgaggtggggggggggggctccactaGTATTATAGGACATACTTACagcgaggtgggggggggggggggggctccactaGTATTATAGGACATACTTACAGCGAGGTGGGGGCTCCACTAGCATTATAGGACATACTTACAGCGAGGTGGGGGGGGGCTCCACTAGTATTATAGGACATACTTACagcgaggtggggggggggggggggggctccactaGCATTATAGGACATACTTACagcgaggtgggggggggggctccactaGTATTATAGGACATACTTACAGCGAGGTGGGGGCTCCACTAGCATTATAGGACATACTTACagcgaggtggggggggggggctccactaGTATTATAGGACATACTTACagcgaggtgggggggggggggctccactaGTATTATAGGACATACTTACagcgaggtggggggggggggggctccactaGTATTATAGGACATACTTACagcgaggtgggggggggggggctccactaGTATTATAGGACATACTTACAGCGAGGTGGGGGGGCTCCACTACAAGCTGCTGGTATCGTTGAAGCAGCTGCTGCAGCGCGCTGTGTTTCTGGATGATCCCCTGGTACTGGAATCCGAGGCGATGCTGCTCGTGTTGCTGCCAGTGTGCGGCCGCCTCCTGCAGGGTCTTCAGCCGTTGCGCCTGCTCCGGATCCTCTGTCAGGGTCAGGCCCGGCTGAAGAGACAATGAGCGCAACGTTAATACAAGTGGAGCAGATGAGAGGACCTGAGATCCCTGCAGACCCCACCACCGGACCAAGGGGGCTGCCTggcactacacacatatataggggCGGAATTACCGTGGTGTCCTGTCCGGGGGGCGGGACCTTATCCACTGGGGGAGGCTCCTGGCTAGGCAGGGGCGGAGCATGTCCCACAGACGTTTGGGGGACACTGTGCACAGGATCGGGATCGCTCGCCTCCGTCACACGTTTCTTGGATTTCTGCTGGAGACTGAGCAGATGCTGCTTATAATAATACTGCTGCTGTTCCTGCAACAGGAAAAGCTGAATGAATGGCGATTATAGCCTCCCCGGGGAACATTCACCCCCTCTCACGTCTCCACAGGGTATACACCCCCAAAACACAGTCCTCCCCTGTATAAACCCCCTTCCAATATAACAACATCACTGATGTGAGGGgctatcctgtatactatcccctgtACTATATATTATCACTGATGTGAGGGgctatcctgtatactatcccctgtACTATATATTATCACTGATGTGAGGGgctatcctgtatactatcccctgtACTATTTATTATCACTGATGTGAGGGgctatcctgtatactatcccctgtACTATTTATTATCACTGATGTGAGGGgctatcctgtatactatcccctgtACTATATATTATCACTGATGTGAGGGgctatcctgtatactatcccctgtACTATATATTATCACTGATGTGAGGGgctatcctgtatactatcccctgtACTATTTATTATCACTGATGTGAGGGgctatcctgtatactatcctctgTACTATATATTATCACTGATGTGAGGGgctatcctgtatactatcccctgtACTATTTATTATCACTGATGTGAGGGgctatcctgtatactatcccctgtACTATTTATTATCACTGATGTGAGGGgctatcctgtatactatcccctgtACTATATATTATCACTGATGTGAGGGgctatcctgtatactatcccctgtACTATATATTATCACTGATGTGAGGGGCTATCCTGTAGACTATCCTCTGTACTATATATTATCACTGATGTGAGGggctatcctgtatactatatattatcacTGATGTGAGGGgctatcctgtatactatcccctgtACTATATATTATCACTGATGTGAGGGgctatcctgtatactatcccctgtACTATTTATTATCACTGATGTGAGGGgctatcctgtatactatcccctgtACTATATATTATCACCGATGTGAGGGgctatcctgtatactatcccctgtACTATATATTATCACCGATGTGAGGGgctatcctgtatactatcccctgtACTATATATTATCACTGATGTGAGGGgctatcctgtatactatcccctgtATCATATATTATCACTGATGTGAGGGgctatcctgtatactatcccctgtACTATATATTATCACTGATGTGAGGGgctatcctgtatactatcccctgtACTATTTATTATCACTGATGTGAGGGgctatcctgtatactatcccctgtACTATATATTATCACTGATGTGAGGGgctatcctgtatactatcccctgtACTATATATTATCACTGATGTGAGGggctatcctgtatactatatattatcacTGATGTGAGGGgctatcctgtatactatcccctgtACTATATATTATCACTGATGTGAGGGactatcctgtatactatcccctgtACTATATATTATCACTGATGTGAGGGactatcctgtatactatcccctgtACTATATATTATCACTGATGTGAGGGactatcctgtatactatcctctgTACTATATATTATCACTGATGTGAGGGgctatcctgtatactatcctctgTACTATATATTATCACTGATGTGAGGGgctatcctgtatactatcctctgTACTATATATTATCACTGATGTGAGGGgctatcctgtatactatcccctgtACTATTTATTATCACTGATGTGAGGGgctatcctgtatactatcccctgtACTATATATTATCACTGATGTGAGGGgctatcctgtatactatcccctgtACTATTTATTATCACTGATGTGAGGGgctatcctgtatactatcccctgtACTATATATTATCACTGATGTGAGGGgctatcctgtatactatcccctgtACTATATATTATCACTGATGTGAGGGgctatcctgtatactatcccctgtACTATATATTATCACTGATGTGAGGGactatcctgtatactatcctctgTACTATATATTATCACTGATGTGAGGGgctatcctgtatactatcccctgtACTATATATTATCACTGATGTGAGGGgctatcctgtatactatcccctgtACTATATATTATCACTGATGTGAGGGGctatcctgtataatatatatatatccctcacAGGGTAGAGTCTCctatataaaataatgtatatatcCCCCTCACAGGGTAAATAGAGTctcctatatattgtatatatcccccctcacagggtatatagagtctcctatatgttgtatatatccCCCCTCACAGGGTATATAGAGTCTCCTTTATGTTGTATATATCCCCCTCACATGGTATATAGAGTCtgctatatattgtatatatcctcctaacagggtatatagagtctgctatatattgtatatatatcccccatcacagggtatatagagtctcctatatattgtgtatatatccccctcacagggtatatagagtctcctatatattgtatatatcccccctcacagggtatatagagtctcctatatattgtatatatcccccctcacagggtatatagagtctcctatatattgtatatatcccccctcacagggtatatagagtctcctatatattgtatatatatatcccccctcacagggtatatagagtctcctatatattgtgtatatatcccccctcacagggtatatagagtctcctatatattgtatatatcccccctcacagggtatatagagtctcctatatattgtatatatcccccgtcacagggtatatagagtctcctatatattgtatatatcccccctcacagggtatatagagtctcctatatattgtatatatcccccctcacagggtatatagagtctcatatatattgtatatatcccccctcacagggtatatagagtctcctatatattgtatatattccccctcacagggtatatagagtctcctatatattgtatatataccccccctcacagggtatatagagtctcctatatattgtatataccccccctcacagggtatatagagtctcctatatattgtatatatccccccctcacagggtatatagagtctcctatatattgtatatatccccccctcacagggtatatagagtctcctatatattgtatatatccccctcacagggtatatagagtctcctatatattgtatatatccccccctcacagggtatatagagtctcctatttattgtatatatccccctcacagggtatatagagtctcctatatattgtatatatatcccccctcacagggtatatagagtctcctatatattgtatatatatcccccctcacagggtatatagagtctcctatatattgtacatatccccccccctcacagggtatatagagtatcctatatattgtatataccccccccctcacaggttATATAGAGTctcctatatattgtatatatccccctcacagggtatatagagtctcctatatattgtacatatctccccccccccctcacagggtatatagtctcctatatattgtacatatccccccccctcacagggtatatagagtctcctatatattgtatatatccccCCTCACAGGGTATATAGAGTCTGCTATATATTGTATCTATCCCCCCTCACAGGGTATATAGAGTctcctatatattgtatatattcccctcacagggtatatagtctcctatatattgtatatatccccCCTCACAAGGTATATAGAGTCTcctatatgttgtatatatccccccctcacagggtatatagagtctgctatatattgtatatatccccccctcacagggtatatagagtctcctatatgttgtatatatcccccctcacagggtatatagagtctcctatatgttgtatatatccCCCCCTCACGGTATATAGAGTctcctatatattgtatatatccccctcacagggtatatagagtctcctatatattgtatatatcccccctcacagggtatatagagtctcctatatattgtatatatccccctcacagggtatatagagtctcgtatatatcccccctcacagggtatatagtctcctatatattgtatatatccccccctcacagggtatatagagtctcctatatattgtatatatcccccctcacagggtatatagagtctcctatatattgtatatatcccccctcacagggtatatagagtctcctatatattgtatatatccccctcacagggtatatagagtctcctatatattgtatatatccccctcacagggtatatagagtctcctatatattgtatatatcccctcacagggtatatagagtctgctatatattgtacatatccccccccctcacagggtatatagagtctcctatatattgtacatatcccccccccccctcacagggtatatagtctcctatatattgtatatatccccctcacagggtatatagagtctcctacatattgtatatatccccctcacagggtatatagagtttcctatatattgtatatatcccccctcacagggtatatagtctcctatatattgtatatatccccCTCACAGGTTATATAGAGTctcctatatattgtatatataccccccctcacagggtatatagagtctcctatatattgtatatatccccctcacagggtatatagagtctcctatatattgtacatatctccccccccctcacagggtatatagagtctcctatatattgtatatatcccccctcacagggtatatagagtctcctatatattgtatatatccccccctcacagggtatatagagtctcctatatattgtatatatccccctcacagggtatatagagtctcctatatattgtatatatccccCCTCACAGGGTATATAGAGTCTGCTATATATTGTATCTATCCCCCCTCACAGGGTATATAGAGTctcctatatattgtatatatcccccctcacagggtatatagagtctgctatatattgtatatatccccccctcacagggtatatagtctcctatatattgtatatatccccCCTCACAAGGTATATAGAGTCTCCTATATGTTGTATctatcccccccctcacagggtatatagagtctgctatatattgtatatatccccccctcacagggtatatagagtctcctatatgttgtatatatcccccctcacagggtatatagagtctcctatatgttgtatatatccccccctcacagggtatatagagtctcctatatattgtatatatccccctcacagggtatatagagtctcctatatattgtatataccccccctcacagggtatagagtctcctatatattgtatatatcccccccctcacagggtatatagagtctcctatatattgtatatatccccccctcacagggtatatagagtctcctatatattgtatatatcccccccctcacagggtatatagagtctcctatatattgtatatatatcccccctcacagggtatatagagtctcctatatattgtatatatccaccccccctcacagggtatatagtgtctcctatatattgtatatatccccccccctcacagggtatatagagtctcctatatattgtatatatatcccccctcacagggtatatagagtctcctatatattgtatatatccacccccctcacagggtatatagagtctcctatatattgtatatatcccccccctcacagggtatatagagtctcctatatattgtatatatcccccccctcacagggtatatagagtctcctatatattgtgtatatatcccccctcacagggtatatagagtctcctatatattgtatatatccacccccctcacagggtatatagtgtctcctatatattgtatatatcccccctcacagggtatatagagtctcctatatattgtatatatcccccctcacagggtatatagtctcctatatattgtatatatatccccccctcacagggtatatagagtctcctatatattgtgtatatatcccccctcacagggtatatagtctcctatatattgtatatatccccccctcacagggtatatagagtctcctatatattgtatatatcccccctcacagggtatatagagtctcctatatattgtatatatccccccctcacagggtatatagagtctcctatatattgtatatatcccccctcacagggtatatagagtctcctatatattgtatatatcccccctcacagggtatatagagtctcctatatattgtatatatcccccctcacagggtatatagagtctcctatatattgtatatatcccccctcacagggtatatagagtctcctatatattgtatatattccccctcacagggtatatagagtctcctatatattgtatatatcccccctcacagggtatataga
This genomic interval from Hyla sarda isolate aHylSar1 unplaced genomic scaffold, aHylSar1.hap1 scaffold_1051, whole genome shotgun sequence contains the following:
- the YLPM1 gene encoding YLP motif-containing protein 1, which translates into the protein MFPGWPPRYSGPAAPAAPTAPPPAPAFQSLRDQHLAQLEQLQRMHQRQLESVLPAGPPVASAPPPPRPYYAPPRPPAAYSFPPPPYGHSVPPPDYQQPPPPPEPEQPPPPPAPDQQPPPPSEDGTERTSSDLEEQQQYYYKQHLLSLQQKSKKRVTEASDPDPVHSVPQTSVGHAPPLPSQEPPPVDKVPPPGQDTTPGLTLTEDPEQAQRLKTLQEAAAHWQQHEQHRLGFQYQGIIQKHSALQQLLQRYQQLVVEPPHLAALSVEVQLQHYEVQQKQLVPLLQEWENQFKKWQELLQTYPHKDQLQDYHVQWTSWQAHMKSSKTQLKEKVASLKSLKQQYGGNHYIAVVPQYPQYSPVLPPSVPAVAPLGITVPPPYPAPGPPMYSTVPPPPLPTAPATSYPEAAPPLPPASAPPLPPVTSAPPPPPPASADSVEAVPPPLPPSSESSYEAAAAALPSSHTIPPAEVPTTSPQIVAPSGAVSASAVAVDKALPPGLTYQAQQALLKNAKATSYTPLSQSAPPLPTCLPESPTTDQSLEKCPEPKEDSKLSILSSGLSTAQEKENAPPVPPMGHQQNTAGPRFPGPGRGSQTFHAPRGQFDGSQGSLGFRGPRPFLDGKHFQGPGVRSNAFMGQNQHFTKEQHESAVKLGEGDTSTHSLEAGLQTQTPDKQQWERGGENKWEKGELPGKKWDQQHVPANRWDQVEETSHHMWDRPSGPPERSWDNAGRNKWDAKGSRFSNRSGRFDGPPQENTDIVESHKCNPDSQTDHPGLDRTEALPGDMRNKQEGSQFNRLDSQRDPMGHTWGDNWSDSQHDRWGGPDRGPQDRWGTTEKAPEHFGDAGGPGLDRVRNREGPPLDRFNVHEVPFHAPNRFRFGAPEMPPRGRARFPGGPPRGRFAGPEGYNRDRFDNPEGLASDRFGGPEGGNRDQLSNPEDRPRDLFEGPNFPPSRNRFGGPQPPPERFRGPDLDQFGHDGGPRDDWGLSEEQERFDNSQDSWVGNRAPFNKGAGKPDWHPEGDMMERGPPLPVEAPVNKELHVDERWKGMAGEQWGKFNFGPEDPKSRHTLTHDSPAHKETSPDVTLKTNMQSAPKTLSGTFHSRFQTGNQMFKAPSADVGKTDVEMEDIKTSHEGHLNKDSQSIVSVAPPQVRPASPTSKRAPDTTDSRLPKPHSVPSEGNDLTGADKKMDSRAEAAGPVKSSSLLSGPKEPTGSLKVPPDDTKLPDSETPKPNVPQVPMAKMTVQTTPVKPEEIKVSSHGSSDTQPPPTAKNDLSTFSSQSSAKPAPAIRPGAPHVSTPVMFGTLQTAPPVRPVAPHVAPFKPGLLQGGVPVRPGAPRGFPPLRPGVPRASPHVRPGAPRPPLPPRPGAPWASPSIRQGIPQAATPVRPGLVRGARPVRPGAPRMPPPIRPTDFQTPFSDEEFNEEVPPNEDNVYEQPMGADPMAQPFYKGNDFGKSMNEPQVLSDHDPIVERKQISRIPCPDGHHGPMRQNFPDQDFDSVESHSHHETARQGSFREYEMSEEPDYNADDFPSQGPRRGNFDPRFHHPSRGRSRGFVRDRLPPRPGTRDIMEVPSDRSFEPRDPFLEERPPFRDGPEDHPPYDREAFRGESRFLERERFLDPLLDDRRRDLPGEGPRSENWERDRYWRDRDPEFARDPYFREDRLPLPIPPMPRDLDGRHDPWLRERSIEREGYFDRAERRYIFDADVGRDFPRIPDDLDLPLRERDWLPPRRSLSPHRPFSPVHSRPPLPPLPPLEEYLNDRWRLDRELADRDFRERVELRIREYPDVPLWHDRKRNEYLENPGLEPRDDRWFKSERVMEEGRNMLPLQPSVAPELLGLPTQSAVPESEPVSQGVVALSQRQHEIILKAAQELKMLREQKEQLDNLKNFFSDNNPSNPLKAAADPQSVALQRPPDALEKEKAGSMGGRGPAEHWDEDSFSGLWDEERQAAHSANLPIGSKMPGIQQTVDYGHGRDITVGKVEQTPYGERVVLLPESTLDRGIPSFPKDYLIDCYDRDLRDRDPYFERPSSKHPDRRVYERERDRDRSDSHRERGDHDRERFDRDRHSRDER